One window from the genome of Glycine soja cultivar W05 chromosome 12, ASM419377v2, whole genome shotgun sequence encodes:
- the LOC114378664 gene encoding tricyclene synthase EBOS, chloroplastic-like, with amino-acid sequence MALDSSSMLLNFSFTPPLVSFSKHQKQRGINLLVRRIGSTSQYYCLATSTNVRERKSANYQPNLWNYDFLQSLKNDYADVKYEIMARKLEEVRRMIKDENSEIWVTLDLIDNVKRLGLSYHFDKEIREALHRFLSLERCNATNIHTSLHETALSFRLLREYGDDVSADVFERFEDNNGNFKASLSRDMKGMLSLYEASFLSYEEELILDKTKAFSSFHLRGALKEGRSNSMLLEQVNHALELPLHHRIQRLEARWYIESYAKRKDANWVLLEAAKLDFNIVQSTLQKDLQEMSRWWKRMGLAPKLSFSRDRLMECFFWSMGMAFEPQFSDLRKGLTKVTSLITTIDDVYDVYGSLDELELFTKAVESWDIKAVQVMPEYMKICFLALYNTVNEFAYDALKIKGQNILPHLTKAWSVMLKAFLQEAKWCRDKYLPPFEDYLNNAWVSVSGVVILTHAYFLLNDNITKDALDSLDNYHDLLRRPSIIFRLCNDLGTSRAELQRGEAASSIVCNMRESCVTEEGAYKNIHSLLDETWKKMNKDRAMHSPFSKPFVEAAINLARISHCTYLNGDGHGAPDIAAKNRIRSLIIEPIPLREINADIVQLEVFDHEQFNNWVEKGVAPAIEPCLKLYEDVLNLGFKVILLTGRSERHRSVTVDNLINAGFKEWDQLILR; translated from the exons ATGGCCCTAGACAGCAGTTCCATGTTGCTAAATTTTTCCTTCACCCCACCACTTGTTAGTTTCAGCAAACATCAAAAACAACGAGGGATTAATCTTCTAGTGCGTAGAATTGGTTCCACCAGCCAGTATTACTGCTTGGCAACAAGCACAAACGTTCGTGAAAGAAAATCAGCCAATTACCAGCCTAACCTCTGGAATTATGATTTTTTGCAGTCATTGAAGAATGACTATGCG GATGTAAAATATGAGATAATGGCCAGGAAGCTGGAGGAAGTGAGGAgaatgataaaggatgaaaaTTCAGAAATATGGGTCACACTAGATCTGATTGACAATGTGAAACGCCTGGGCCTCAGCTATCACTTTGACAAGGAGATAAGAGAAGCCCTTCATAGGTTTCTCTCTTTAGAAAGATGTAATGCCACAAATATTCACACAAGCCTGCATGAGACTGCTTTAAGCTTCAGGCTCCTTAGAGAATATGGTGATGATGTTTCAGCAG ATGTATTTGAGAGGTTTGAGGACAACAACGGTAATTTCAAGGCAAGCCTTAGCAGAGATATGAAGGGAATGTTGAGTCTGTACGAGGCATCGTTTCTCAGTTATGAAGAAGAACTGATTCTGGATAAGACCAAGGCCTTCAGTAGCTTCCATCTAAGGGGTGCCCTCAAAGAAGGTAGAAGCAATAGTATGCTCTTAGAACAAGTGAATCATGCATTGGAGCTTCCACTGCATCACAGAATCCAAAGGCTTGAAGCCAGGTGGTATATTGAATCTTATGCTAAAAGAAAGGATGCAAATTGGGTGCTGCTTGAAGCAGCAAAACTAGATTTCAACATTGTGCAGTCAACACTGCAAAAGGACCTCCAAGAAATGTCAAG GTGGTGGAAACGGATGGGACTAGCTCCAAAGTTAAGCTTTAGCCGGGACAGGCTAATGGAGTGTTTCTTTTGGAGCATGGGAATGGCATTCGAGCCTCAGTTCAGTGATCTTCGCAAAGGTTTAACCAAAGTCACTTCTCTAATAACTACAATTGACGACGTTTATGATGTTTATGGCTCCTTGGATGAGCTAGAACTTTTCACAAAAGCCGTTGAAAG TTGGGATATTAAAGCTGTTCAAGTTATGCCGGAGTATATGAAGATATGTTTCCTTGCTCTCTACAACACTGTCAACGAATTCGCTTATGATGCCCTTAAAATCAAAGGACAAAATATCCTTCCCCATCTTACCAAGGCG TGGTCGGTTATGTTGAAAGCATTCTTGCAAGAAGCCAAGTGGTGCCGGGATAAATATTTGCCACCATTTGAAGACTATCTCAACAATGCATGGGTGTCTGTGTCTGGAGTAGTGATACTGACCCATGCCTATTTCTTGTTGAATGATAACATCACTAAGGATGCACTTGATTCCTTGGACAATTATCATGATCTTTTGCGTAGGCCATCCATTATTTTTCGACTTTGCAATGATTTGGGTACTTCAAGG GCTGAGTTACAAAGAGGTGAAGCAGCAAGCTCGATCGTGTGTAACATGCGTGAAAGTTGTGTAACTGAGGAGGGTGCTTACAAAAACATACACAGTTTGCTTGATGAAACTTGGAAGAAGATGAACAAAGATCGAGCCATGCATTCTCCTTTTTCAAAACCATTTGTGGAAGCAGCAATCAACCTTGCTAGAATCTCTCACTGCACATACCTTAATGGAGATGGCCATGGTGCCCCAGATATTGCAGCCAAGAATCGGATTCGGTCCTTGATAATTGAACCCATCCCACTTAGGGAGATAAATGCGGATATTGTTCA GCTTGAGGTCTTTGACCACGAGCAGTTTAACAATTGGGTGGAGAAGGGTGTAGCTCCAGCCATTGAACCCTGTTTAAAGCTCTATGAAGATGTTTTGAATCTGGGATTCAAGGTTATTCTACTGACAGGACGGAGTGAAAGGCACAGGAGTGTCACTGTTGATAATTTGATCAATGCTGGGTTTAAGGAATGGGACCAGCTCATACTAAGGTAA